The DNA window CACGACACGGCGGAGCTGAAGCATCGACATCACTCGTCTCTGTGGAGATCCTGTTAGGTTAGGCGAACCTAACATGAGCACTGTCCGATTCGTTCAAGACGGTCCACTGCTTCTTTCGTACCGTGATCGTCATGGCACCCACCTTCAACGCGATCGGCCTGGCCACGGCCGATATGGCCGCGTCTCTCTCCTTCTACCGCCGGCTCGGGCTGACCTTCCCGGACGGCGCGGAGAAGGAGCCGCACGTCGAGGCGACAGTCGCCGGCGGCATCCGTCTCATGTGGGACACGCACGACGCGCTGCGCTCCTTCGACCCGGACCACAGTCCGGGACCGCCCGGCGGCGGCTGGGCCTTCCTCTGCGCCGATCCGGCCGAGGTGGACGCCTGCCACGACGACCTGGTCGCGGCCGGTCACCGCTCGGTCAAACAGCCGTGGGACGCCCCGTGGGGGCAGCGTTACGCCCAGATCGCCGACCCGGACGGCAACGTGGTCGACCTCTTCGCCTGGACCGGGTCAGCGGACTAGCTCACGCAGCGGCACGCCGGCCATCGCCCGCACCTCACGAGCGAGATGGGCCTGGTCGGCGTAGCCCACGTCGGCGGAGACCGCGGCGAACGGCCGGCCGGTGCGGGCCAGCGCGACGGCCCGCTGCAACCGGAGGATCCGGTG is part of the Actinoplanes missouriensis 431 genome and encodes:
- a CDS encoding VOC family protein; its protein translation is MAPTFNAIGLATADMAASLSFYRRLGLTFPDGAEKEPHVEATVAGGIRLMWDTHDALRSFDPDHSPGPPGGGWAFLCADPAEVDACHDDLVAAGHRSVKQPWDAPWGQRYAQIADPDGNVVDLFAWTGSAD